The DNA segment GACGGGCGCTGCCACGGCACGTGGCGCTACCCCCTGGGGACGACGTACACGGGCAAGGACGTCGTCCCGTTCGTCGTCTTCGGGACGCGGACGGCGCTACAGGTCGCTCTCGTCTCCGCGACGCTGCTCGTGCCGACCGGGGTCGCGGTCGGCCTCGTCGCCGCGTACGCCGGCGACCGCACCGACGCGGTACTGATGCGTCTCGCGGAGGTCCTCCAGACGGTGCCGACCATCCTCGTCTACTTCGTGATGCGTCCGTGGGTCAGCGACCACCGACTGTTGCTGATGGTCGGGGTGTTCGGACTGGCGAACTGGGGCGGCCTGGCCAGACTGGTCCGGAACGAGGCGCTCGAACTCCGAGAATCGCTGTACGTACGGGCCGCGGAAGGCGTCGGCGCGGGTCGGTACGCCGTCGTTCGGAGACACCTGCTGCCGAACGTCTCGGGAGCGGTGCTCACGAACGCGACGCTTCAGATACCGATGCTGATTCTCACCGAGGCGTCGCTGTCGTTTCTGGAGTTGGGCGATTCGTCCGTCCACTCGTGGGGACAGACCGTCGCGTTCGGAATTCGCGACCTGGGGGTCTACCCGGCGTGGTGGGTCACGGTCTTCCCGGCCGTGCTGTTGATAGCGACGGTGCTGGCGTTCAACGTCCTGGGAGACGCGCTGGAAACCACCCTCGACCCTAAAAACCGGCGCTGACCGCCGCCCTACCGACGTCCGGTTTCGGTGGCCTGGCAGGCGGTCGACGCTCGGGACTCGGTCACCCGCCCGCGGTTCGGACGAGCCGTTCAGTCGTCGGCGGGCGCGGCCGCCCGCTCGACGTCGATTTCGCCGGCGTCGAGTTCCTGCTCGACTTCGCGGGCCGCGGTGACGAGATTGGCCATCTTCTGGTAGGCCACCTCGCGCGGGAGGAGCTTCAGCCCGCAGTCGGGGCTGACGGTCAACTGCTCGGGCGGGACGACTTCCAGGCCCTTCTGGATGTTCTCCTTGATCTCGGCGACCGACTCGACCTCCGCGACGTGGGCGTCGACCACGCCGAGCGCGAGGTCCGCGGTGAACTCGGGCTCTTTGAACACGTCGAGCTGGTCGTAGTCGCCGTTGGCGAGTTCGAGGTCGAACTCGTCGACCGGGAAATCCAGAATCTCGGGGTAGATGCGCGAGTAGTCGCCGTAACAGACGTGGAGGCCGATTCGGACGTCCTCGGGGATGCCCTCGACGATGCGCTCCAGGCAATTGCCGACGATGGCGTGGTCGTCCGGCGTCGTCGCGAGCGCCGGTTCGTCGATCTGGATGTAGCGCGCGCCGGCGTCGACCAGTTTCTCGACCTCCTCGTTGACGAGGTCGGCGAGCGCGTGGGAGAGTTCCTCGTCGTCCTCGTAGGCCTCGTTGAACGACCAGTTGGCCAGCGTGTACGGACCGGTGATAGGCACCTTGACCGGTTTGTCGGTGACGCTCGCGGTGAACTCGTACTCGTCGACGAGCCACGTCTCGTCGTACTCGACCTCGGAGACGACCGACGGCTTGTCGAAGGTGTTGTGACCCCACACCTTCACGGGGCCGTTGAACTCGTAGCCCTCGATGCGGTGGGCGAAGAACTCCACCATCTCGTTGCGGCGCATCTCGCCGTCGACGACCGCGTCGAGGCCGGCGCGCTCGTGTTCGTCGGTGATGAGTCGCGCGGCGTCGTCTTTGGCCTCCTCCCAGGCGTCGTCGTCGAAGTCCGCTTCGGGGTCCTCGTGGAGGTCGCGGGCGCGGTCGACCCACTTGGGCTTGGGGTAGCTGCCGACGACGGTCGTCAG comes from the Halorussus vallis genome and includes:
- a CDS encoding ABC transporter permease yields the protein MGPPPDTSAESFANVDWDAVDGAAHRVRWNVRLFVVGFGLLAAGYCYERLGFGRIPLGVDPSWLDWLTAASLLAVVAFLAVPLVRNRRTTRRYWSRLRTSRVGVASLLYVLAFLTVGLVGPLVVSQPKLHLLHSYQPPVGVSVDAESVTSCLGRVTDGRCHGTWRYPLGTTYTGKDVVPFVVFGTRTALQVALVSATLLVPTGVAVGLVAAYAGDRTDAVLMRLAEVLQTVPTILVYFVMRPWVSDHRLLLMVGVFGLANWGGLARLVRNEALELRESLYVRAAEGVGAGRYAVVRRHLLPNVSGAVLTNATLQIPMLILTEASLSFLELGDSSVHSWGQTVAFGIRDLGVYPAWWVTVFPAVLLIATVLAFNVLGDALETTLDPKNRR
- a CDS encoding methionine synthase; this encodes MSNNRDQFRPENHPNEHFLLTTVVGSYPKPKWVDRARDLHEDPEADFDDDAWEEAKDDAARLITDEHERAGLDAVVDGEMRRNEMVEFFAHRIEGYEFNGPVKVWGHNTFDKPSVVSEVEYDETWLVDEYEFTASVTDKPVKVPITGPYTLANWSFNEAYEDDEELSHALADLVNEEVEKLVDAGARYIQIDEPALATTPDDHAIVGNCLERIVEGIPEDVRIGLHVCYGDYSRIYPEILDFPVDEFDLELANGDYDQLDVFKEPEFTADLALGVVDAHVAEVESVAEIKENIQKGLEVVPPEQLTVSPDCGLKLLPREVAYQKMANLVTAAREVEQELDAGEIDVERAAAPADD